In Paenibacillus ihbetae, the following are encoded in one genomic region:
- a CDS encoding TetR/AcrR family transcriptional regulator: MSPRTKEQNDAIREMRMNQIMQAAAEVYLEKGIQLEIRDVAVKAELGYGTVYHYYKNKHMLLEDLLWDALSRTESAVQAALAGDNGSSIKAKPFSTLLLRKCIQDPSVFILLKSVADNFHHFPGNRFIKLFAEFQERIYSPFVEMIREGIDSQSPEKTANLIFGSLVGCAALNIHHNMQSEMDVEGFVDMVYSGIQSKER, from the coding sequence ATGTCACCACGTACCAAAGAACAGAATGATGCGATCCGGGAGATGCGGATGAACCAAATTATGCAAGCAGCTGCGGAAGTATATTTGGAGAAGGGCATTCAATTGGAAATACGCGATGTTGCGGTCAAGGCAGAGCTCGGCTACGGAACCGTGTATCATTATTACAAAAATAAGCACATGCTTCTGGAAGATTTATTGTGGGATGCCCTGAGTCGCACGGAGTCGGCAGTACAGGCCGCGTTGGCGGGGGATAATGGGAGTTCAATAAAAGCCAAGCCGTTCTCCACGCTGCTCTTGCGAAAGTGCATCCAGGATCCTTCCGTATTTATTTTGCTTAAGTCGGTTGCGGATAACTTTCACCATTTCCCCGGTAACCGGTTCATCAAGCTGTTTGCCGAATTTCAGGAACGGATCTATTCGCCTTTCGTGGAAATGATTCGTGAAGGAATCGATTCCCAATCACCAGAGAAAACAGCTAATCTGATCTTTGGCTCTCTTGTTGGCTGTGCAGCCTTGAACATCCACCACAATATGCAAAGCGAGATGGATGTGGAAGGGTTTGTCGATATGGTGTATTCAGGAATACAGTCAAAGGAGAGATGA
- a CDS encoding DUF1048 domain-containing protein — MRIRDIIEGKKEWRAHVARVKALPQDYQIVYKEIQKYLFKVGPVELTEGTGLLSGLVDLFEEGAASGKGVLEVTGRDVAAFCDDLIKDSKTYADVYRESIDHEVYKAVNKNANKK, encoded by the coding sequence ATGAGAATTCGAGATATCATCGAAGGCAAAAAAGAGTGGCGAGCGCATGTGGCTCGCGTCAAAGCGCTCCCGCAAGATTATCAGATTGTTTATAAAGAAATTCAAAAATATCTCTTTAAGGTCGGCCCTGTTGAACTTACCGAAGGGACGGGATTGCTCTCAGGGCTTGTCGATTTATTTGAAGAGGGCGCGGCGTCAGGGAAGGGCGTGCTCGAAGTGACGGGCCGTGACGTGGCGGCTTTCTGCGATGATCTAATCAAAGATTCAAAAACCTACGCTGACGTCTATCGTGAATCTATTGATCATGAGGTTTACAAAGCGGTAAATAAGAACGCGAATAAAAAGTGA
- a CDS encoding IS3 family transposase: MTPSERYEIINRTIRAYGLKRMTRYLCELVEVSPSGYYRWLGTEEDRQLRAAADEQDILLIKQHFDALRGKAGALVIKMRLEQISGVVMNHKKIRRLMKKAGLVAVIRQANPYRKMAKATQEHKTCPNLLERKFNQGEPEKVFLTDITYLRYGSGHWAYLSCVKDGATRQILADSVAATLELPIVERTLQRLLERLDGNIHPEAILHSDQGMHYTHPKTRLLIAKAGFKQSMSRKGNCWDNAPMESFFGHLKDDVDFSDCQTIDEVRVRVKEYISYYNSERYQWTLKKMTPDEFRGHLLAS, encoded by the coding sequence CTGACGCCCTCCGAGCGCTATGAGATCATAAATCGCACCATTCGGGCATATGGCCTGAAACGAATGACACGCTATCTATGCGAGCTCGTGGAAGTAAGTCCAAGCGGCTATTACAGGTGGCTGGGGACGGAAGAAGATCGTCAACTTCGTGCTGCCGCCGACGAGCAGGACATCCTTCTCATCAAGCAGCACTTTGACGCGCTCCGCGGCAAAGCAGGTGCGCTTGTGATTAAGATGCGGCTGGAACAGATAAGCGGCGTTGTCATGAACCACAAGAAGATTCGCCGGCTTATGAAAAAGGCAGGCTTGGTGGCCGTAATCCGTCAGGCGAACCCCTACCGCAAGATGGCTAAGGCAACTCAAGAGCACAAGACGTGTCCGAACCTGCTGGAGCGAAAGTTTAACCAAGGCGAACCTGAGAAAGTGTTTCTCACTGACATCACTTATTTGCGCTATGGAAGCGGACACTGGGCATACCTTTCCTGCGTGAAGGACGGGGCGACCAGGCAGATCCTTGCCGACAGCGTGGCAGCAACACTCGAGCTTCCAATTGTCGAGCGGACGCTACAGCGTCTTTTAGAGCGATTAGATGGAAACATTCATCCAGAAGCGATTCTGCACTCCGACCAAGGGATGCACTACACGCATCCTAAAACCCGTCTTCTCATTGCTAAGGCAGGATTTAAGCAGTCGATGTCGCGCAAAGGCAATTGCTGGGACAACGCCCCGATGGAATCATTCTTCGGTCACTTGAAAGACGACGTTGATTTTAGCGATTGCCAAACTATTGATGAAGTGAGGGTGCGAGTGAAGGAGTACATAAGCTACTACAACTCAGAACGATACCAGTGGACATTAAAAAAGATGACCCCCGATGAATTCAGAGGTCATCTGCTTGCTAGCTAA
- a CDS encoding amino acid permease codes for MSNGTLTRKLGFWSALALAVGTTIGSGIFVSTGDVARAAGLPSISILAWIIGGVIAIPQVMVLAELSTAYPENGSGYVYLNKAGWRPLAFLYGWATFWALDPPSISIMALAIVTYLATFFPFFSGIAGKLLGIAIILFITSIHYRSVKEGGRFQVVITLIKIIPFLIVIVLGLMYMNYDHFSYTPEPGSASGSLIGGISATTWAYTGMASICFMAGEIRNPGKVLPKALISSVLIVLGLYTLLSVCITGLMPFDKLLGSSAAVSDAVSYIPGLANIASPFVAVTAIIVILGSLSSCIMFQPRLEYAMAKDGLFFRRFAKVHPKYETPSFSIVAQVTYACILVFFSDLTSLLGYFTLIQLVINIMDFAAVYKCRKREDYKPIYRMPVWRVTTILAIVGAAWLAWGTFTWAPLEGMIAALIVIATGLPVYYYWEKKYGRTRDQDNKPHIVA; via the coding sequence ATGAGTAATGGCACACTTACAAGAAAGCTGGGCTTTTGGTCCGCTTTGGCTTTGGCTGTCGGAACGACGATCGGCTCCGGGATATTCGTCTCGACCGGAGACGTAGCCAGAGCCGCGGGATTGCCCTCGATATCGATACTGGCCTGGATTATCGGCGGCGTGATTGCCATACCGCAAGTCATGGTGCTAGCGGAGCTGTCAACGGCCTATCCCGAAAATGGAAGCGGTTACGTATATCTGAACAAGGCGGGCTGGCGACCGCTTGCGTTCCTGTATGGCTGGGCGACGTTCTGGGCGCTGGATCCCCCGTCCATTTCGATCATGGCACTGGCGATCGTCACGTATCTGGCAACCTTTTTCCCGTTTTTCTCGGGAATCGCCGGCAAATTGCTGGGGATCGCGATCATTCTGTTCATCACCTCCATTCACTACCGCAGCGTGAAGGAGGGGGGGCGTTTTCAAGTCGTCATTACGTTGATCAAAATCATTCCGTTTCTGATCGTGATTGTTTTAGGTTTGATGTACATGAACTACGATCACTTTTCCTACACCCCCGAGCCCGGCTCCGCTAGCGGCAGCTTAATTGGAGGCATCTCAGCCACAACCTGGGCCTACACGGGCATGGCCTCGATCTGCTTCATGGCGGGAGAAATCCGAAATCCGGGCAAAGTGCTGCCGAAAGCGCTCATTAGCTCGGTGCTGATAGTCCTGGGATTATACACGCTGCTTTCGGTGTGCATTACGGGGCTCATGCCTTTTGACAAGTTGCTGGGTTCCAGCGCCGCCGTATCCGATGCTGTCAGCTATATTCCGGGGTTGGCCAACATCGCGTCCCCATTCGTGGCGGTCACGGCCATCATTGTCATCCTAGGCTCCTTAAGCTCTTGCATCATGTTCCAGCCTCGCCTGGAATACGCCATGGCCAAGGACGGGCTGTTCTTTCGGCGGTTTGCCAAGGTCCACCCCAAATATGAAACGCCAAGTTTTTCGATTGTGGCCCAGGTGACCTATGCTTGCATCCTCGTGTTCTTCAGCGACTTAACTTCCCTGCTCGGGTATTTTACGCTAATTCAGCTGGTCATCAACATTATGGACTTCGCGGCCGTCTATAAATGCCGGAAGAGGGAGGATTATAAACCGATCTACCGAATGCCCGTTTGGAGGGTGACAACGATTCTGGCCATTGTTGGAGCGGCGTGGCTGGCCTGGGGGACGTTTACCTGGGCTCCGCTTGAAGGAATGATCGCGGCTTTGATCGTCATCGCTACCGGCCTGCCCGTCTACTATTACTGGGAAAAGAAATATGGCCGAACAAGGGATCAGGACAACAAACCGCATATCGTGGCGTAA
- a CDS encoding kanamycin nucleotidyltransferase C-terminal domain-containing protein produces the protein MFLTGSMVLSEAMKLTGRPEGFDNVLRMVMSGELSIPSRVISASNISGMAL, from the coding sequence CTGTTCTTAACCGGCTCCATGGTTTTATCAGAGGCCATGAAACTGACTGGTCGTCCGGAAGGATTCGACAATGTTCTGCGAATGGTGATGTCCGGTGAATTATCAATTCCTTCAAGGGTCATTTCAGCTTCGAATATCTCTGGAATGGCGTTGTGA
- a CDS encoding PadR family transcriptional regulator, translating into MLENLTEMLKGVLEGCVLEIISRNETYGYEITRRLNALGFTDVVEGTVYTILIRLEKNKLVQITKKPSDMGPPRKFFAINDEGREELRKFWEKWEFLSSKINELKETRP; encoded by the coding sequence ATGCTGGAAAACCTAACGGAAATGCTCAAAGGAGTGCTTGAGGGCTGTGTCCTTGAAATAATAAGCCGTAATGAAACCTACGGCTACGAAATCACGCGAAGGCTGAACGCTCTGGGCTTCACCGATGTGGTGGAGGGTACGGTGTACACCATCTTGATCCGGCTTGAAAAAAATAAATTAGTGCAGATCACCAAGAAGCCCTCTGACATGGGACCTCCCCGAAAGTTCTTCGCCATTAACGACGAGGGGCGCGAGGAGCTGCGGAAGTTTTGGGAAAAATGGGAGTTCTTATCATCAAAAATAAATGAATTAAAGGAGACGAGACCATGA
- a CDS encoding DUF1048 domain-containing protein, which produces MNFWERITGSDMTKEMKSFESRAKKLPPDYQAAWEQINAYLWPHSDFTGRNLMPILDGVLGLLEETAADGQSVQEVLGDDIQGFCSALAGEEGAKSIRDKWREQLNQNIAKKLGK; this is translated from the coding sequence ATGAATTTTTGGGAAAGAATCACCGGCAGCGATATGACTAAGGAAATGAAATCATTTGAATCGCGAGCCAAAAAGCTGCCGCCTGATTATCAAGCGGCATGGGAACAAATCAATGCCTATCTGTGGCCCCACTCCGATTTTACCGGTCGCAACCTCATGCCCATTCTTGATGGTGTGCTTGGACTGCTCGAAGAAACGGCAGCGGACGGACAAAGCGTGCAAGAGGTTTTGGGAGACGATATCCAAGGCTTCTGTTCAGCGCTGGCAGGCGAAGAAGGAGCAAAATCAATACGCGACAAGTGGCGCGAGCAGCTCAACCAGAATATAGCAAAAAAATTAGGGAAATAG
- a CDS encoding GNAT family N-acetyltransferase, with protein sequence MLSNQQLVIANFEDKLKKFTRAVHGDFTVEDDFVIANTNFPTDTFNVLLPKSPTIQNSFELRHGISHFFIKNKFPFSTWIDARYLNDDWKKLMQEYGLKEAERNVMMKLDHTLHVEPRSSYGLKISHVEAQEELVKYEEVFMSLFQGTPEKEALQSYFNAFFSPADLGSSVRMFIGCIGEVNCDP encoded by the coding sequence TTGCTTTCAAATCAACAATTAGTTATAGCCAATTTTGAAGATAAATTGAAAAAATTCACTCGTGCAGTTCATGGGGACTTTACAGTGGAAGATGACTTTGTCATAGCCAATACAAATTTTCCTACGGATACCTTCAATGTTCTATTACCTAAATCCCCGACGATTCAAAATTCCTTCGAGTTAAGACATGGAATTAGCCACTTCTTCATTAAAAACAAATTTCCATTCAGTACATGGATTGATGCTCGGTATTTAAACGATGACTGGAAGAAGCTCATGCAAGAATATGGCCTGAAAGAAGCGGAACGTAATGTCATGATGAAACTGGATCATACGCTTCATGTTGAACCAAGAAGTTCTTATGGCCTTAAGATTTCCCATGTAGAGGCGCAAGAAGAACTGGTGAAGTATGAAGAGGTCTTTATGAGTCTATTCCAAGGTACACCGGAGAAAGAGGCGTTGCAAAGCTACTTTAATGCATTTTTTTCGCCGGCTGATTTAGGGTCATCTGTTCGAATGTTTATTGGATGCATAGGTGAAGTGAACTGTGACCCATAA
- a CDS encoding nitroreductase family protein yields the protein MTVTSLNNDYKEIITSRRSVRVYDPAVKISREEMTEILEEATLAPSSVNLQPWRFLVVDSPEGKATLEELAPGNKTQVTTSSAVIAVFGDMNAFDNADEIMGTAVEKGYMPQEIKDQMMANYTDLFARIPAQAFREMILIDCGLVSMQLMLSARARGYDTNPIGGYDKSRIAEAFGMDKERYVPVMLISVGKAAKEARRTTRLSVDRVAEWK from the coding sequence ATGACTGTAACTTCACTGAACAATGACTATAAAGAAATTATTACTTCGCGTCGCTCTGTGCGCGTATACGATCCAGCGGTCAAAATCAGCCGTGAAGAAATGACTGAAATTCTGGAGGAAGCAACTTTGGCACCGTCATCCGTAAACCTTCAGCCTTGGAGATTTCTGGTTGTAGACAGTCCAGAAGGTAAAGCTACGCTTGAAGAGCTTGCACCAGGCAACAAAACGCAAGTTACAACTTCCTCTGCCGTCATTGCCGTCTTCGGAGATATGAACGCATTTGACAATGCCGACGAAATTATGGGGACCGCTGTGGAAAAAGGATATATGCCGCAAGAGATTAAAGATCAAATGATGGCAAACTATACGGATCTTTTTGCACGTATACCGGCACAAGCTTTCCGCGAAATGATTCTTATTGATTGCGGCTTGGTATCCATGCAGCTTATGCTTTCTGCTCGTGCCCGTGGCTATGATACGAACCCGATCGGCGGATACGACAAATCCAGAATTGCGGAAGCATTTGGAATGGATAAGGAACGTTATGTTCCGGTTATGCTTATTTCTGTAGGTAAAGCCGCGAAAGAGGCGCGTCGAACGACTCGTCTCTCGGTTGACCGCGTTGCAGAGTGGAAGTGA
- a CDS encoding putative quinol monooxygenase: MIIIHANMKVNRELESEFLETVQDLIASSRAEAGNVSYKLLKDTEENDTYVMVEQWKDQDAVGAHNASSHFQAFVAQAPKYLTAPLDVQAFAGQPISK, from the coding sequence ATGATTATTATTCATGCAAACATGAAGGTTAACCGCGAACTGGAATCAGAATTTCTGGAGACCGTTCAAGATCTTATTGCATCATCCCGCGCGGAAGCGGGGAATGTGTCGTATAAGCTCTTGAAGGATACGGAAGAGAATGACACCTATGTGATGGTTGAACAGTGGAAAGATCAAGATGCAGTAGGGGCTCACAATGCAAGCAGCCATTTTCAGGCGTTCGTAGCCCAAGCACCAAAATACTTGACAGCTCCGCTAGATGTTCAAGCTTTTGCGGGACAGCCCATCAGTAAATAA
- a CDS encoding DinB family protein: MLKLFEYNWQVRKDWFDWCDTVSEEELLARRTGGIGSILYTLYHIVTVEYAWLYGDLQGKELDIPSFEDCASVQGLRDYSARTHLAIAPFIYAWNDSLEDRIMVDTNQDGEQERFTFGEVMRHVIAHEIHHIGQLSIWAREIGKKPVTANLIRRGLFDK, translated from the coding sequence ATGTTGAAGCTATTCGAATATAACTGGCAAGTTCGCAAAGATTGGTTTGACTGGTGCGACACGGTGAGCGAGGAAGAGCTACTGGCAAGACGCACCGGCGGGATAGGCAGCATTCTCTACACACTATATCACATCGTGACCGTAGAATATGCCTGGTTATACGGGGATTTGCAAGGGAAAGAGCTCGACATCCCTTCATTCGAGGATTGTGCCAGCGTGCAAGGTTTACGAGATTATTCGGCCCGGACCCATCTGGCCATTGCACCTTTCATCTATGCATGGAATGATAGCCTGGAAGATCGTATTATGGTTGATACTAACCAGGATGGGGAGCAGGAAAGATTTACATTCGGTGAAGTGATGCGGCACGTGATCGCCCATGAGATTCACCATATCGGTCAATTGTCCATATGGGCACGAGAAATCGGAAAGAAGCCGGTTACCGCAAATTTGATTCGCAGAGGACTATTCGATAAATGA
- a CDS encoding DinB family protein, translating to MKLATFFPYRNDARKILIPYLNHLTEEQWYARHPDHPNSIAWIMEHIARSEDEWINVIALKEECRLQCVLDQPQQILQAYIDIRDHTDLKLSSMEYDEHEPALQLPSYSDGWEPPSLPTLRWVFHHVFDHEAYHIGQIGVIARLNGFDGPLF from the coding sequence ATGAAGCTCGCTACCTTTTTCCCTTATCGAAACGACGCAAGAAAGATATTGATCCCTTATTTAAATCATTTAACTGAAGAACAGTGGTATGCAAGGCATCCGGATCACCCGAATTCCATCGCTTGGATCATGGAGCACATCGCGCGCAGCGAAGACGAATGGATTAACGTGATTGCTCTTAAGGAAGAGTGTCGGCTCCAATGCGTTCTGGATCAGCCCCAGCAGATTCTCCAAGCATATATCGACATACGGGATCATACGGACCTTAAACTCAGCAGCATGGAATACGATGAACATGAGCCAGCCTTACAGCTCCCTTCATATTCAGACGGCTGGGAACCGCCTTCGCTCCCGACGCTACGATGGGTTTTCCATCATGTTTTCGACCATGAGGCATACCACATCGGTCAAATCGGCGTCATCGCACGTTTGAACGGGTTCGACGGGCCGCTTTTCTGA
- the map gene encoding type I methionyl aminopeptidase produces the protein MVILKSRADIEEMRKAGRIVAAFHQAIADMIRPGVTTLDIESFAVRFLKENGAKAYTMGYNGYPFATCASVNDVIAHGFPSRKPLKEGDIVTIDIVAEADGWIGDSAWSYAVGEVSDEARKLMQITKECLYLGIEQAVVGNRIGDVMHAVQTHAEHNGFSVVRDLLGHGVGREMHEEPNYPHIGKPGKGFRLKEGMVLTIEPMLNAGTPLMTIDADGWTARTADGSLSAQYEHTIAVTADGPIILTAQ, from the coding sequence ATGGTCATCCTAAAATCGAGAGCAGATATTGAAGAAATGAGAAAAGCCGGCCGCATTGTCGCGGCTTTTCATCAAGCCATCGCAGATATGATCCGTCCGGGTGTCACAACGCTCGATATCGAGTCGTTCGCTGTGCGATTCCTGAAGGAGAATGGAGCCAAGGCTTATACGATGGGCTACAACGGTTATCCGTTTGCGACATGTGCTTCCGTCAACGACGTCATTGCGCATGGTTTTCCGAGCCGGAAGCCGCTCAAGGAGGGCGATATCGTCACAATCGACATCGTCGCGGAAGCGGATGGCTGGATCGGCGATTCAGCTTGGAGTTATGCGGTCGGCGAGGTTTCGGATGAAGCCCGTAAACTGATGCAGATAACGAAGGAATGCTTATACCTTGGCATCGAACAAGCGGTCGTCGGAAACCGGATTGGGGATGTCATGCATGCGGTTCAAACTCATGCCGAGCACAACGGATTCTCCGTGGTTCGCGATCTGCTCGGTCATGGCGTAGGAAGGGAGATGCACGAGGAACCTAATTATCCCCACATCGGGAAACCGGGCAAAGGGTTCCGCTTGAAGGAAGGGATGGTATTAACGATCGAGCCGATGCTAAATGCCGGAACACCATTAATGACGATTGATGCCGACGGATGGACCGCCAGAACCGCCGACGGCTCGCTCTCCGCACAGTACGAGCACACGATTGCCGTTACTGCGGATGGTCCGATTATATTGACGGCACAGTAG
- a CDS encoding TIM barrel protein — protein sequence MKVAGMNITYRHFPFEHFLDSMTELGVDQIELWAGEPHFYVYRGGIGRLRSIRKNLKSRNMKVVCYTPEQCVYPFNLAASDQELRQKSVDYFVENVYAALELDANMMLVTSGIGSFHAAGEESWKYAADSLGQLSKVAEREGVTLALEPLTRFESNLITDVKGIQRMMDEIRSPSLHGMIDAVAMQLAGETPEDYFSTLPELCHFHLIDGDGSTDAHLALDDGALDWRGYLESLKRNGYQGTCTLEIMGFHYYQDPHDTVMHSIRKIRDLGFLSS from the coding sequence ATGAAAGTTGCAGGGATGAATATTACGTACAGGCATTTTCCGTTCGAGCACTTTCTCGATTCCATGACGGAGTTGGGCGTGGACCAGATTGAGCTGTGGGCAGGCGAACCCCATTTTTACGTTTACCGGGGAGGGATTGGCCGATTAAGGAGCATTAGAAAGAATCTCAAGTCAAGAAACATGAAGGTGGTTTGCTACACCCCCGAACAATGCGTCTATCCGTTTAATCTGGCGGCTTCCGATCAGGAGCTGCGGCAGAAAAGCGTGGATTACTTTGTCGAAAATGTATACGCGGCGCTGGAATTGGATGCCAACATGATGCTGGTCACTTCGGGAATCGGGAGCTTTCATGCAGCCGGCGAGGAATCCTGGAAATATGCCGCCGACTCGCTTGGCCAGCTGAGCAAGGTGGCTGAGCGGGAGGGAGTCACGCTTGCTTTGGAACCTTTAACCCGCTTCGAATCGAACCTCATCACCGACGTCAAAGGCATTCAAAGAATGATGGACGAGATCCGGTCACCGTCACTCCATGGAATGATCGATGCCGTAGCGATGCAGTTGGCCGGGGAGACGCCGGAGGATTATTTCTCCACGCTGCCGGAGCTGTGCCATTTCCACTTGATCGACGGAGATGGATCGACGGACGCTCACTTGGCCTTGGATGACGGGGCGCTGGATTGGAGAGGTTACCTTGAAAGCCTCAAGCGTAATGGATATCAAGGCACCTGTACTTTGGAAATCATGGGATTCCATTATTATCAAGACCCGCACGATACCGTTATGCATTCGATCCGAAAGATAAGGGACCTGGGCTTCTTATCATCTTGA
- a CDS encoding MarR family winged helix-turn-helix transcriptional regulator, protein MHLNKHIATRFERCAGVSPNRLELLCKLTGGQISQSDLQKAVSIDPAAVTRHVQQLEAEGILLRTRCESDNRITLVQLTDEGKRKVAMFKAEKDRFMEELQADLTQSERLGFIQALQKLNSKIQQMKENK, encoded by the coding sequence ATGCATCTAAACAAGCATATTGCGACCCGATTTGAACGGTGTGCCGGGGTTAGTCCCAATCGGCTCGAACTCCTATGCAAACTGACGGGCGGCCAGATTAGCCAATCGGATCTGCAGAAGGCAGTGTCTATTGATCCGGCTGCGGTGACCCGTCATGTTCAGCAGCTGGAAGCGGAAGGAATACTTCTGCGAACAAGATGTGAGAGCGATAATCGGATTACGTTAGTTCAGCTAACCGATGAAGGCAAGAGAAAGGTAGCGATGTTTAAAGCGGAGAAAGATCGATTTATGGAGGAACTGCAGGCAGACCTCACGCAATCGGAACGACTTGGCTTTATTCAAGCTCTACAGAAGCTGAACAGCAAGATTCAACAAATGAAAGAAAATAAGTAA
- a CDS encoding ThuA domain-containing protein: MDRKKIMLIGDDHVGAWHPLGPVAKELEKILDGEFRLTVSTNYEDLSSLDTHQFDACISYADSWNRPLTSEQIAGLLKYVAGGGGLLAIHNGISLAGRYELLQVIGAKFVTHPPYQPLHFHRTTLEHPLLQGVENFTLEEEPYRFEFDSYTPRNVFLEYEHEGKRWPSAWEQKYGLGKVVYLHPGHRENVIKADPIKQIIINSVRWITASEEKLTD, from the coding sequence ATGGATAGAAAGAAAATTATGCTGATCGGCGATGATCATGTAGGTGCCTGGCATCCTCTCGGCCCTGTAGCCAAAGAACTAGAAAAGATACTAGATGGAGAATTTCGGTTAACCGTATCTACCAATTATGAGGATTTATCGAGTCTCGATACGCATCAATTTGATGCGTGCATTTCCTATGCAGATAGTTGGAATCGACCGCTTACATCCGAGCAAATTGCCGGTTTATTGAAATACGTGGCAGGTGGAGGAGGTTTGCTAGCGATTCATAATGGCATTTCATTGGCGGGCAGATATGAATTGCTGCAGGTCATCGGTGCCAAGTTTGTAACTCATCCCCCATATCAACCACTTCACTTTCACAGGACAACACTTGAGCATCCTCTGTTACAAGGAGTAGAGAATTTTACGCTTGAGGAGGAGCCTTATAGGTTCGAATTTGATTCGTACACACCTCGTAACGTATTTCTCGAATATGAGCACGAAGGAAAAAGATGGCCGTCTGCGTGGGAACAGAAATATGGGTTGGGGAAGGTCGTCTACTTACATCCAGGTCACAGGGAAAATGTGATTAAAGCCGATCCGATCAAACAGATCATTATAAATAGTGTCCGTTGGATCACTGCTTCAGAGGAAAAATTAACGGATTGA
- a CDS encoding HTH domain-containing protein — protein MGKLKRVLFTEEQMRKLEENPNVHHVTEAAITYTPAFKLEALKAYKQGQTPSEIFIRAGFDLDVIGHKKPKDSLKRWRETFELYGEEGLATERRGKGSTGRKPAGQLSAEEELKRAKAQIKLLEAQVDMLKKLEALDRQKKKR, from the coding sequence ATGGGGAAGTTGAAACGGGTGCTCTTTACCGAGGAGCAAATGAGGAAGCTGGAGGAGAATCCAAACGTACACCATGTGACCGAGGCGGCCATTACATACACACCTGCATTCAAGCTGGAGGCGCTGAAAGCCTACAAGCAGGGGCAGACACCTTCAGAAATCTTTATTCGTGCCGGCTTCGACCTGGACGTTATTGGTCATAAGAAGCCCAAGGACAGCTTAAAACGGTGGCGTGAAACCTTCGAACTGTACGGTGAGGAAGGTTTGGCTACAGAGCGGCGCGGTAAGGGCAGTACAGGGCGCAAGCCAGCTGGTCAGTTGTCAGCCGAAGAAGAATTGAAACGGGCTAAGGCCCAGATCAAACTGCTTGAAGCTCAAGTGGACATGCTAAAAAAGCTCGAAGCGCTCGATCGGCAGAAGAAGAAACGCTGA